One genomic window of Melopsittacus undulatus isolate bMelUnd1 chromosome 15, bMelUnd1.mat.Z, whole genome shotgun sequence includes the following:
- the TRIM29 gene encoding tripartite motif-containing protein 29 isoform X4, with protein METGNAARTNGTTGKPEDVKSPSAPKKEEEAKKNTSSSGGEKEALKGTGSASLETGQIKSSLFSGSDWKRPIIQFVESSDEKRSTYFSMDSADSKKMQYASGQIGEMRRPPLSFAEKGDLRKSLFNLDSKKSFLPNEGEGRKSLFSGGQMGDLKKTSLPLVETGDLRRPPFNKPDRAAGSRPRVKLEDVLCDSCIDNKQKAVKSCLVCQASFCELHLKPHLEGAAFRDHQLLDPIRDFEARKCPVHGKTMELFCQTDQMCICYLCMFQEHKNHSTVTVEIEKAGKEAELSLQKEQLQLKIIEVEDEIDKWQKERDRIKNYTTNEKATVDQHFKELIRDLERQRDEVKAALDQREKTASENVKEIVDELEERAKLLREDKENREQIHQISDSVLFLQEFGALMRNYVPPPSLPTYSVLLEGESMSPSMGLLRDDLLNVCMRHVEKICKADLGRNFIERNHMENGDHRYMMNNYEWNQPDNLKRFSMFLSPKASFNPRSWEFSSFQATEETLVGNGTKLPFQFSSVGQNPPGDFSKQSDGSLFTKTAKQEEFHLLRQDTTALM; from the exons ATGGAAACGGGGAACGCAGCAAGGACGAATGGTACCACTGGGAAGCCAGAGGATGTGAAGAGTCCATCTGCCcccaaaaaggaagaagaagcgAAGAAGAACACAAGCTCTAGTGGAGGCGAGAAGGAAGCTCTGAAAGGCACTGGCAGTGCATCTTTGGAGACAGGGCAAATCAAGAGCTCCCTTTTCTCCGGGAGTGACTGGAAGAGGCCCATCATTCAGTTTGTGGAGTCATCTGACGAGAAGAGATCAACCTACTTCAGCATGGATTCGGCAGATTCCAAGAAGATGCAATATGCCAGTGGACAGATAGGGGAGATGAGGAGACCACCCCTCTCCTTTGCAGAGAAAGGCGATCTCAGGAAGTCCCTCTTCAATTTGGATTCCAAAAAGAGCTTCCTGCCTAatgaaggggaagggaggaagtcATTGTTCTCTGGGGGGCAGATGGGGGACCTGAAGAAAACTTCCCTTCCTCTGGTAGAGACAGGCGACCTGAGAAGACCCCCCTTCAACAAGCCTGACAGAGCAGCCGGCTCACGGCCAAGGGTGAAGCTTGAGGATGTTCTGTGCGATTCCTGCATTGATAACAAGCAAAAGGCCGTGAAGTCCTGCTTGGTGTGCCAGGCTTCCTTCTGTGAGCTGCACCTCAAGCCCCATCTGGAGGGAGCAGCTTTCCGGGACCACCAGCTCCTGGACCCCATCAGGGACTTTGAAGCGAGAAAATGCCCTGTGCATGGGAAGACCATGGAGCTGTTCTGTCAGACAGACCAGATGTGCATCTGCTACCTCTGCATGTTCCAAGAGCACAAGAACCACAGCACAGTGACAGTGGAGAttgagaaagcaggaaaagag GCTGAgctttcactgcagaaagagcAACTGCAGCTGAAGATCATTGAGGTAGAAGATGAAATCGATAAGTGGCAGAAGGAGAGAGACCGCATCAAG AACTACACCACCAATGAGAAAGCAACAGTGGACCAGCATTTCAAAGAGCTGATCCGTGACCTGGAGAGGCAGAGGGATGAAGTGAAGGCTGCCCTGGATCAGAGGGAAAAGACTGCATCAGAGAACGTGAAAGAAATCGTGGATGAGCTGGAAGAGAGGGCAAAGCTTCTGCGGGAAGACAAGGAGAACAGGGAGCAGATCCACCAGATCAGTGACTCTGTGCTCTTCCTGCAG GAGTTTGGGGCTTTGATGCGGAATTATGTCCCCCCTCCATCTCTTCCAACATACAGTGTGCTGCTCGAAGGGGAGAGCATGAGCCCATCTATGGGACTCCTCAGAGATGACCTCCTAAATGTCTGCATGAGGCACGTGGAGAAGATCTGCAAGGCAGACCTTGGCCGCAACTTCATAGAGAGGAACCACATGGAGAATG GTGACCACCGGTACATGATGAATAACTATGAGTGGAACCAGCCTGACAACTTGAAGAGATTTTCCATGTTCCTGTCTCCCAAAG CCAGTTTCAACCCACGATCATGGGAATTTTCCTCCTTCCAAGCGACTGAGGAAACACTTG TCGGCAATGGTACTAAGCTGCCTTTTCAATTCTCCTCGGTGGGACAGAATCCGCCTGGTGACTTCAGCAAACAGTCTGATGGGAGCCTCTTCACTAAGACCG CAAAGCAAGAGGAATTCCACCTCCTCAGACAGGACACGACTGCGCTGATGTAA
- the TRIM29 gene encoding tripartite motif-containing protein 29 isoform X8, whose translation METGNAARTNGTTGKPEDVKSPSAPKKEEEAKKNTSSSGGEKEALKGTGSASLETGQIKSSLFSGSDWKRPIIQFVESSDEKRSTYFSMDSADSKKMQYASGQIGEMRRPPLSFAEKGDLRKSLFNLDSKKSFLPNEGEGRKSLFSGGQMGDLKKTSLPLVETGDLRRPPFNKPDRAAGSRPRVKLEDVLCDSCIDNKQKAVKSCLVCQASFCELHLKPHLEGAAFRDHQLLDPIRDFEARKCPVHGKTMELFCQTDQMCICYLCMFQEHKNHSTVTVEIEKAGKEAELSLQKEQLQLKIIEVEDEIDKWQKERDRIKNYTTNEKATVDQHFKELIRDLERQRDEVKAALDQREKTASENVKEIVDELEERAKLLREDKENREQIHQISDSVLFLQEFGALMRNYVPPPSLPTYSVLLEGESMSPSMGLLRDDLLNVCMRHVEKICKADLGRNFIERNHMENGDHRYMMNNYEWNQPDNLKRFSMFLSPKVGNGTKLPFQFSSVGQNPPGDFSKQSDGSLFTKTAKQEEFHLLRQDTTALM comes from the exons ATGGAAACGGGGAACGCAGCAAGGACGAATGGTACCACTGGGAAGCCAGAGGATGTGAAGAGTCCATCTGCCcccaaaaaggaagaagaagcgAAGAAGAACACAAGCTCTAGTGGAGGCGAGAAGGAAGCTCTGAAAGGCACTGGCAGTGCATCTTTGGAGACAGGGCAAATCAAGAGCTCCCTTTTCTCCGGGAGTGACTGGAAGAGGCCCATCATTCAGTTTGTGGAGTCATCTGACGAGAAGAGATCAACCTACTTCAGCATGGATTCGGCAGATTCCAAGAAGATGCAATATGCCAGTGGACAGATAGGGGAGATGAGGAGACCACCCCTCTCCTTTGCAGAGAAAGGCGATCTCAGGAAGTCCCTCTTCAATTTGGATTCCAAAAAGAGCTTCCTGCCTAatgaaggggaagggaggaagtcATTGTTCTCTGGGGGGCAGATGGGGGACCTGAAGAAAACTTCCCTTCCTCTGGTAGAGACAGGCGACCTGAGAAGACCCCCCTTCAACAAGCCTGACAGAGCAGCCGGCTCACGGCCAAGGGTGAAGCTTGAGGATGTTCTGTGCGATTCCTGCATTGATAACAAGCAAAAGGCCGTGAAGTCCTGCTTGGTGTGCCAGGCTTCCTTCTGTGAGCTGCACCTCAAGCCCCATCTGGAGGGAGCAGCTTTCCGGGACCACCAGCTCCTGGACCCCATCAGGGACTTTGAAGCGAGAAAATGCCCTGTGCATGGGAAGACCATGGAGCTGTTCTGTCAGACAGACCAGATGTGCATCTGCTACCTCTGCATGTTCCAAGAGCACAAGAACCACAGCACAGTGACAGTGGAGAttgagaaagcaggaaaagag GCTGAgctttcactgcagaaagagcAACTGCAGCTGAAGATCATTGAGGTAGAAGATGAAATCGATAAGTGGCAGAAGGAGAGAGACCGCATCAAG AACTACACCACCAATGAGAAAGCAACAGTGGACCAGCATTTCAAAGAGCTGATCCGTGACCTGGAGAGGCAGAGGGATGAAGTGAAGGCTGCCCTGGATCAGAGGGAAAAGACTGCATCAGAGAACGTGAAAGAAATCGTGGATGAGCTGGAAGAGAGGGCAAAGCTTCTGCGGGAAGACAAGGAGAACAGGGAGCAGATCCACCAGATCAGTGACTCTGTGCTCTTCCTGCAG GAGTTTGGGGCTTTGATGCGGAATTATGTCCCCCCTCCATCTCTTCCAACATACAGTGTGCTGCTCGAAGGGGAGAGCATGAGCCCATCTATGGGACTCCTCAGAGATGACCTCCTAAATGTCTGCATGAGGCACGTGGAGAAGATCTGCAAGGCAGACCTTGGCCGCAACTTCATAGAGAGGAACCACATGGAGAATG GTGACCACCGGTACATGATGAATAACTATGAGTGGAACCAGCCTGACAACTTGAAGAGATTTTCCATGTTCCTGTCTCCCAAAG TCGGCAATGGTACTAAGCTGCCTTTTCAATTCTCCTCGGTGGGACAGAATCCGCCTGGTGACTTCAGCAAACAGTCTGATGGGAGCCTCTTCACTAAGACCG CAAAGCAAGAGGAATTCCACCTCCTCAGACAGGACACGACTGCGCTGATGTAA
- the TRIM29 gene encoding tripartite motif-containing protein 29 isoform X2: METGNAARTNGTTGKPEDVKSPSAPKKEEEAKKNTSSSGGEKEALKGTGSASLETGQIKSSLFSGSDWKRPIIQFVESSDEKRSTYFSMDSADSKKMQYASGQIGEMRRPPLSFAEKGDLRKSLFNLDSKKSFLPNEGEGRKSLFSGGQMGDLKKTSLPLVETGDLRRPPFNKPDRAAGSRPRVKLEDVLCDSCIDNKQKAVKSCLVCQASFCELHLKPHLEGAAFRDHQLLDPIRDFEARKCPVHGKTMELFCQTDQMCICYLCMFQEHKNHSTVTVEIEKAGKEAELSLQKEQLQLKIIEVEDEIDKWQKERDRIKNYTTNEKATVDQHFKELIRDLERQRDEVKAALDQREKTASENVKEIVDELEERAKLLREDKENREQIHQISDSVLFLQEFGALMRNYVPPPSLPTYSVLLEGESMSPSMGLLRDDLLNVCMRHVEKICKADLGRNFIERNHMENGDHRYMMNNYEWNQPDNLKRFSMFLSPKASFNPRSWEFSSFQATEETLVGNGTKLPFQFSSVGQNPPGDFSKQSDGSLFTKTAYPSIVRHQSAKVTPQTWKSSKQSVLQSKRNSTSSDRTRLR; encoded by the exons ATGGAAACGGGGAACGCAGCAAGGACGAATGGTACCACTGGGAAGCCAGAGGATGTGAAGAGTCCATCTGCCcccaaaaaggaagaagaagcgAAGAAGAACACAAGCTCTAGTGGAGGCGAGAAGGAAGCTCTGAAAGGCACTGGCAGTGCATCTTTGGAGACAGGGCAAATCAAGAGCTCCCTTTTCTCCGGGAGTGACTGGAAGAGGCCCATCATTCAGTTTGTGGAGTCATCTGACGAGAAGAGATCAACCTACTTCAGCATGGATTCGGCAGATTCCAAGAAGATGCAATATGCCAGTGGACAGATAGGGGAGATGAGGAGACCACCCCTCTCCTTTGCAGAGAAAGGCGATCTCAGGAAGTCCCTCTTCAATTTGGATTCCAAAAAGAGCTTCCTGCCTAatgaaggggaagggaggaagtcATTGTTCTCTGGGGGGCAGATGGGGGACCTGAAGAAAACTTCCCTTCCTCTGGTAGAGACAGGCGACCTGAGAAGACCCCCCTTCAACAAGCCTGACAGAGCAGCCGGCTCACGGCCAAGGGTGAAGCTTGAGGATGTTCTGTGCGATTCCTGCATTGATAACAAGCAAAAGGCCGTGAAGTCCTGCTTGGTGTGCCAGGCTTCCTTCTGTGAGCTGCACCTCAAGCCCCATCTGGAGGGAGCAGCTTTCCGGGACCACCAGCTCCTGGACCCCATCAGGGACTTTGAAGCGAGAAAATGCCCTGTGCATGGGAAGACCATGGAGCTGTTCTGTCAGACAGACCAGATGTGCATCTGCTACCTCTGCATGTTCCAAGAGCACAAGAACCACAGCACAGTGACAGTGGAGAttgagaaagcaggaaaagag GCTGAgctttcactgcagaaagagcAACTGCAGCTGAAGATCATTGAGGTAGAAGATGAAATCGATAAGTGGCAGAAGGAGAGAGACCGCATCAAG AACTACACCACCAATGAGAAAGCAACAGTGGACCAGCATTTCAAAGAGCTGATCCGTGACCTGGAGAGGCAGAGGGATGAAGTGAAGGCTGCCCTGGATCAGAGGGAAAAGACTGCATCAGAGAACGTGAAAGAAATCGTGGATGAGCTGGAAGAGAGGGCAAAGCTTCTGCGGGAAGACAAGGAGAACAGGGAGCAGATCCACCAGATCAGTGACTCTGTGCTCTTCCTGCAG GAGTTTGGGGCTTTGATGCGGAATTATGTCCCCCCTCCATCTCTTCCAACATACAGTGTGCTGCTCGAAGGGGAGAGCATGAGCCCATCTATGGGACTCCTCAGAGATGACCTCCTAAATGTCTGCATGAGGCACGTGGAGAAGATCTGCAAGGCAGACCTTGGCCGCAACTTCATAGAGAGGAACCACATGGAGAATG GTGACCACCGGTACATGATGAATAACTATGAGTGGAACCAGCCTGACAACTTGAAGAGATTTTCCATGTTCCTGTCTCCCAAAG CCAGTTTCAACCCACGATCATGGGAATTTTCCTCCTTCCAAGCGACTGAGGAAACACTTG TCGGCAATGGTACTAAGCTGCCTTTTCAATTCTCCTCGGTGGGACAGAATCCGCCTGGTGACTTCAGCAAACAGTCTGATGGGAGCCTCTTCACTAAGACCG CTTATCCTTCAATAGTGAGACATCAGTCTGCAAAGGTGACACCACAGACATGGAAATCCTCTAAGCAGTCTGTCTTG CAAAGCAAGAGGAATTCCACCTCCTCAGACAGGACACGACTGCGCTGA
- the TRIM29 gene encoding tripartite motif-containing protein 29 isoform X7, whose product METGNAARTNGTTGKPEDVKSPSAPKKEEEAKKNTSSSGGEKEALKGTGSASLETGQIKSSLFSGSDWKRPIIQFVESSDEKRSTYFSMDSADSKKMQYASGQIGEMRRPPLSFAEKGDLRKSLFNLDSKKSFLPNEGEGRKSLFSGGQMGDLKKTSLPLVETGDLRRPPFNKPDRAAGSRPRVKLEDVLCDSCIDNKQKAVKSCLVCQASFCELHLKPHLEGAAFRDHQLLDPIRDFEARKCPVHGKTMELFCQTDQMCICYLCMFQEHKNHSTVTVEIEKAGKEAELSLQKEQLQLKIIEVEDEIDKWQKERDRIKNYTTNEKATVDQHFKELIRDLERQRDEVKAALDQREKTASENVKEIVDELEERAKLLREDKENREQIHQISDSVLFLQEFGALMRNYVPPPSLPTYSVLLEGESMSPSMGLLRDDLLNVCMRHVEKICKADLGRNFIERNHMENGDHRYMMNNYEWNQPDNLKRFSMFLSPKASFNPRSWEFSSFQATEETLAYPSIVRHQSAKVTPQTWKSSKQSVLQSKRNSTSSDRTRLR is encoded by the exons ATGGAAACGGGGAACGCAGCAAGGACGAATGGTACCACTGGGAAGCCAGAGGATGTGAAGAGTCCATCTGCCcccaaaaaggaagaagaagcgAAGAAGAACACAAGCTCTAGTGGAGGCGAGAAGGAAGCTCTGAAAGGCACTGGCAGTGCATCTTTGGAGACAGGGCAAATCAAGAGCTCCCTTTTCTCCGGGAGTGACTGGAAGAGGCCCATCATTCAGTTTGTGGAGTCATCTGACGAGAAGAGATCAACCTACTTCAGCATGGATTCGGCAGATTCCAAGAAGATGCAATATGCCAGTGGACAGATAGGGGAGATGAGGAGACCACCCCTCTCCTTTGCAGAGAAAGGCGATCTCAGGAAGTCCCTCTTCAATTTGGATTCCAAAAAGAGCTTCCTGCCTAatgaaggggaagggaggaagtcATTGTTCTCTGGGGGGCAGATGGGGGACCTGAAGAAAACTTCCCTTCCTCTGGTAGAGACAGGCGACCTGAGAAGACCCCCCTTCAACAAGCCTGACAGAGCAGCCGGCTCACGGCCAAGGGTGAAGCTTGAGGATGTTCTGTGCGATTCCTGCATTGATAACAAGCAAAAGGCCGTGAAGTCCTGCTTGGTGTGCCAGGCTTCCTTCTGTGAGCTGCACCTCAAGCCCCATCTGGAGGGAGCAGCTTTCCGGGACCACCAGCTCCTGGACCCCATCAGGGACTTTGAAGCGAGAAAATGCCCTGTGCATGGGAAGACCATGGAGCTGTTCTGTCAGACAGACCAGATGTGCATCTGCTACCTCTGCATGTTCCAAGAGCACAAGAACCACAGCACAGTGACAGTGGAGAttgagaaagcaggaaaagag GCTGAgctttcactgcagaaagagcAACTGCAGCTGAAGATCATTGAGGTAGAAGATGAAATCGATAAGTGGCAGAAGGAGAGAGACCGCATCAAG AACTACACCACCAATGAGAAAGCAACAGTGGACCAGCATTTCAAAGAGCTGATCCGTGACCTGGAGAGGCAGAGGGATGAAGTGAAGGCTGCCCTGGATCAGAGGGAAAAGACTGCATCAGAGAACGTGAAAGAAATCGTGGATGAGCTGGAAGAGAGGGCAAAGCTTCTGCGGGAAGACAAGGAGAACAGGGAGCAGATCCACCAGATCAGTGACTCTGTGCTCTTCCTGCAG GAGTTTGGGGCTTTGATGCGGAATTATGTCCCCCCTCCATCTCTTCCAACATACAGTGTGCTGCTCGAAGGGGAGAGCATGAGCCCATCTATGGGACTCCTCAGAGATGACCTCCTAAATGTCTGCATGAGGCACGTGGAGAAGATCTGCAAGGCAGACCTTGGCCGCAACTTCATAGAGAGGAACCACATGGAGAATG GTGACCACCGGTACATGATGAATAACTATGAGTGGAACCAGCCTGACAACTTGAAGAGATTTTCCATGTTCCTGTCTCCCAAAG CCAGTTTCAACCCACGATCATGGGAATTTTCCTCCTTCCAAGCGACTGAGGAAACACTTG CTTATCCTTCAATAGTGAGACATCAGTCTGCAAAGGTGACACCACAGACATGGAAATCCTCTAAGCAGTCTGTCTTG CAAAGCAAGAGGAATTCCACCTCCTCAGACAGGACACGACTGCGCTGA
- the TRIM29 gene encoding tripartite motif-containing protein 29 isoform X3 — METGNAARTNGTTGKPEDVKSPSAPKKEEEAKKNTSSSGGEKEALKGTGSASLETGQIKSSLFSGSDWKRPIIQFVESSDEKRSTYFSMDSADSKKMQYASGQIGEMRRPPLSFAEKGDLRKSLFNLDSKKSFLPNEGEGRKSLFSGGQMGDLKKTSLPLVETGDLRRPPFNKPDRAAGSRPRVKLEDVLCDSCIDNKQKAVKSCLVCQASFCELHLKPHLEGAAFRDHQLLDPIRDFEARKCPVHGKTMELFCQTDQMCICYLCMFQEHKNHSTVTVEIEKAGKEAELSLQKEQLQLKIIEVEDEIDKWQKERDRIKNYTTNEKATVDQHFKELIRDLERQRDEVKAALDQREKTASENVKEIVDELEERAKLLREDKENREQIHQISDSVLFLQEFGALMRNYVPPPSLPTYSVLLEGESMSPSMGLLRDDLLNVCMRHVEKICKADLGRNFIERNHMENGDHRYMMNNYEWNQPDNLKRFSMFLSPKVGNGTKLPFQFSSVGQNPPGDFSKQSDGSLFTKTAYPSIVRHQSAKVTPQTWKSSKQSVLSHYRPFYVNKGNGATSNEAP; from the exons ATGGAAACGGGGAACGCAGCAAGGACGAATGGTACCACTGGGAAGCCAGAGGATGTGAAGAGTCCATCTGCCcccaaaaaggaagaagaagcgAAGAAGAACACAAGCTCTAGTGGAGGCGAGAAGGAAGCTCTGAAAGGCACTGGCAGTGCATCTTTGGAGACAGGGCAAATCAAGAGCTCCCTTTTCTCCGGGAGTGACTGGAAGAGGCCCATCATTCAGTTTGTGGAGTCATCTGACGAGAAGAGATCAACCTACTTCAGCATGGATTCGGCAGATTCCAAGAAGATGCAATATGCCAGTGGACAGATAGGGGAGATGAGGAGACCACCCCTCTCCTTTGCAGAGAAAGGCGATCTCAGGAAGTCCCTCTTCAATTTGGATTCCAAAAAGAGCTTCCTGCCTAatgaaggggaagggaggaagtcATTGTTCTCTGGGGGGCAGATGGGGGACCTGAAGAAAACTTCCCTTCCTCTGGTAGAGACAGGCGACCTGAGAAGACCCCCCTTCAACAAGCCTGACAGAGCAGCCGGCTCACGGCCAAGGGTGAAGCTTGAGGATGTTCTGTGCGATTCCTGCATTGATAACAAGCAAAAGGCCGTGAAGTCCTGCTTGGTGTGCCAGGCTTCCTTCTGTGAGCTGCACCTCAAGCCCCATCTGGAGGGAGCAGCTTTCCGGGACCACCAGCTCCTGGACCCCATCAGGGACTTTGAAGCGAGAAAATGCCCTGTGCATGGGAAGACCATGGAGCTGTTCTGTCAGACAGACCAGATGTGCATCTGCTACCTCTGCATGTTCCAAGAGCACAAGAACCACAGCACAGTGACAGTGGAGAttgagaaagcaggaaaagag GCTGAgctttcactgcagaaagagcAACTGCAGCTGAAGATCATTGAGGTAGAAGATGAAATCGATAAGTGGCAGAAGGAGAGAGACCGCATCAAG AACTACACCACCAATGAGAAAGCAACAGTGGACCAGCATTTCAAAGAGCTGATCCGTGACCTGGAGAGGCAGAGGGATGAAGTGAAGGCTGCCCTGGATCAGAGGGAAAAGACTGCATCAGAGAACGTGAAAGAAATCGTGGATGAGCTGGAAGAGAGGGCAAAGCTTCTGCGGGAAGACAAGGAGAACAGGGAGCAGATCCACCAGATCAGTGACTCTGTGCTCTTCCTGCAG GAGTTTGGGGCTTTGATGCGGAATTATGTCCCCCCTCCATCTCTTCCAACATACAGTGTGCTGCTCGAAGGGGAGAGCATGAGCCCATCTATGGGACTCCTCAGAGATGACCTCCTAAATGTCTGCATGAGGCACGTGGAGAAGATCTGCAAGGCAGACCTTGGCCGCAACTTCATAGAGAGGAACCACATGGAGAATG GTGACCACCGGTACATGATGAATAACTATGAGTGGAACCAGCCTGACAACTTGAAGAGATTTTCCATGTTCCTGTCTCCCAAAG TCGGCAATGGTACTAAGCTGCCTTTTCAATTCTCCTCGGTGGGACAGAATCCGCCTGGTGACTTCAGCAAACAGTCTGATGGGAGCCTCTTCACTAAGACCG CTTATCCTTCAATAGTGAGACATCAGTCTGCAAAGGTGACACCACAGACATGGAAATCCTCTAAGCAGTCTGTCTTG TCACATTACCGCCCCTTTTACGTCAACAAAGGCAATGGAGCCACTTCCAACGAGGCACCTTGA
- the TRIM29 gene encoding tripartite motif-containing protein 29 isoform X6: METGNAARTNGTTGKPEDVKSPSAPKKEEEAKKNTSSSGGEKEALKGTGSASLETGQIKSSLFSGSDWKRPIIQFVESSDEKRSTYFSMDSADSKKMQYASGQIGEMRRPPLSFAEKGDLRKSLFNLDSKKSFLPNEGEGRKSLFSGGQMGDLKKTSLPLVETGDLRRPPFNKPDRAAGSRPRVKLEDVLCDSCIDNKQKAVKSCLVCQASFCELHLKPHLEGAAFRDHQLLDPIRDFEARKCPVHGKTMELFCQTDQMCICYLCMFQEHKNHSTVTVEIEKAGKEAELSLQKEQLQLKIIEVEDEIDKWQKERDRIKNYTTNEKATVDQHFKELIRDLERQRDEVKAALDQREKTASENVKEIVDELEERAKLLREDKENREQIHQISDSVLFLQEFGALMRNYVPPPSLPTYSVLLEGESMSPSMGLLRDDLLNVCMRHVEKICKADLGRNFIERNHMENGDHRYMMNNYEWNQPDNLKRFSMFLSPKASFNPRSWEFSSFQATEETLAYPSIVRHQSAKVTPQTWKSSKQSVLSHYRPFYVNKGNGATSNEAP; the protein is encoded by the exons ATGGAAACGGGGAACGCAGCAAGGACGAATGGTACCACTGGGAAGCCAGAGGATGTGAAGAGTCCATCTGCCcccaaaaaggaagaagaagcgAAGAAGAACACAAGCTCTAGTGGAGGCGAGAAGGAAGCTCTGAAAGGCACTGGCAGTGCATCTTTGGAGACAGGGCAAATCAAGAGCTCCCTTTTCTCCGGGAGTGACTGGAAGAGGCCCATCATTCAGTTTGTGGAGTCATCTGACGAGAAGAGATCAACCTACTTCAGCATGGATTCGGCAGATTCCAAGAAGATGCAATATGCCAGTGGACAGATAGGGGAGATGAGGAGACCACCCCTCTCCTTTGCAGAGAAAGGCGATCTCAGGAAGTCCCTCTTCAATTTGGATTCCAAAAAGAGCTTCCTGCCTAatgaaggggaagggaggaagtcATTGTTCTCTGGGGGGCAGATGGGGGACCTGAAGAAAACTTCCCTTCCTCTGGTAGAGACAGGCGACCTGAGAAGACCCCCCTTCAACAAGCCTGACAGAGCAGCCGGCTCACGGCCAAGGGTGAAGCTTGAGGATGTTCTGTGCGATTCCTGCATTGATAACAAGCAAAAGGCCGTGAAGTCCTGCTTGGTGTGCCAGGCTTCCTTCTGTGAGCTGCACCTCAAGCCCCATCTGGAGGGAGCAGCTTTCCGGGACCACCAGCTCCTGGACCCCATCAGGGACTTTGAAGCGAGAAAATGCCCTGTGCATGGGAAGACCATGGAGCTGTTCTGTCAGACAGACCAGATGTGCATCTGCTACCTCTGCATGTTCCAAGAGCACAAGAACCACAGCACAGTGACAGTGGAGAttgagaaagcaggaaaagag GCTGAgctttcactgcagaaagagcAACTGCAGCTGAAGATCATTGAGGTAGAAGATGAAATCGATAAGTGGCAGAAGGAGAGAGACCGCATCAAG AACTACACCACCAATGAGAAAGCAACAGTGGACCAGCATTTCAAAGAGCTGATCCGTGACCTGGAGAGGCAGAGGGATGAAGTGAAGGCTGCCCTGGATCAGAGGGAAAAGACTGCATCAGAGAACGTGAAAGAAATCGTGGATGAGCTGGAAGAGAGGGCAAAGCTTCTGCGGGAAGACAAGGAGAACAGGGAGCAGATCCACCAGATCAGTGACTCTGTGCTCTTCCTGCAG GAGTTTGGGGCTTTGATGCGGAATTATGTCCCCCCTCCATCTCTTCCAACATACAGTGTGCTGCTCGAAGGGGAGAGCATGAGCCCATCTATGGGACTCCTCAGAGATGACCTCCTAAATGTCTGCATGAGGCACGTGGAGAAGATCTGCAAGGCAGACCTTGGCCGCAACTTCATAGAGAGGAACCACATGGAGAATG GTGACCACCGGTACATGATGAATAACTATGAGTGGAACCAGCCTGACAACTTGAAGAGATTTTCCATGTTCCTGTCTCCCAAAG CCAGTTTCAACCCACGATCATGGGAATTTTCCTCCTTCCAAGCGACTGAGGAAACACTTG CTTATCCTTCAATAGTGAGACATCAGTCTGCAAAGGTGACACCACAGACATGGAAATCCTCTAAGCAGTCTGTCTTG TCACATTACCGCCCCTTTTACGTCAACAAAGGCAATGGAGCCACTTCCAACGAGGCACCTTGA